Proteins found in one Balaenoptera musculus isolate JJ_BM4_2016_0621 chromosome 4, mBalMus1.pri.v3, whole genome shotgun sequence genomic segment:
- the C4H3orf38 gene encoding uncharacterized protein C3orf38 homolog encodes MSGLSYPEMEGCRNLLGLLDNDEIMALCDTITNRLVQPEDRQDAIRAILVYSQSVEELLRRKKVHREIIFKYLATQGVIIPPATEKHSLIQHAKDYWKKQSQLKLKETPEPVKTENIRLFEQEKEDKKAEKVDFRRLGEEFCHWFFELLNSQNPLLGPPQDEWGPQHFWHDVKLRFYYNTTEQNVIDYHGAEIVSLRLLSLVKEEYLFLSPNLDSHGLKCASSPHGLVMVGVAGTVHRGNTCLGIFEQIFGLIRCPFVENTWKIKLINLRIIGESSLAPGTLMKPAITFEPSDLEAFYNVNTLCGPVKDDSM; translated from the exons ATGTCGGGGCTCAGCTACCCAGAGATGGAGGGCTGTCGTAACCTGCTCGGTCTATTGGACAACGACGAGATCATGGCCCTATGCGACACCATCACCAACCGCCTGGTGCAGCCTGAGGACCGCCAAG atGCTATTCGTGCAATATTAGTGTACAGTCAAAGTGTAGAAGAACTTCTGAGGCGGAAAAAAGTCCACCGAGAAATCATATTTAAGTACTTGGCAACACAGGGGGTTATTATACCTCCAGCTACTGAAAAACACAGTCTTATTCAGCATGCAAAGGATTACTGGAAAAAGCAGTCACAACTGAAATTGAAGGAAACGCCAGAGCCAGTTAAGACAGAGAACATTAGACTCTTTGAACAG gagaaagaagataaaaaagcTGAAAAGGTTGATTTTCGTCGATTAGGTGAAGAATTCTGTCACTGGTTCTTTGAACTTCTTAATTCTCAGAATCCTCTTCTGGGACCACCTCAAGATGAATGGGGGCCACAGCACTTCTGGCATGATGTCAAGCTTAGGTTTTATTACAACACAACTGAACAAAATGTGATAGACTACCATGGAGCAGAAATTGTGAGCCTTCGTCTGCTGTCACTAGTGAAAGAAGAATATCTTTTTCTCAGTCCCAACCTAGATTCCCATGGACTGAAATGTGCTTCTTCTCCCCATGGTCTAGTTATGGTTGGAGTTGCTGGGACTGTCCACCGAGGGAACACTTGTTTGGGCATTTTTGAACAAATTTTTGGACTCATCCGCTGCCCTTTTGTGGAGAATACTTGGAAAATCAAACTTATCAACCTGAGAATTATTGGAGAGAGTTCCCTTGCTCCTGGAACATTAATGAAACCAGCTATTACATTTGAACCAAGTGATCTAGAAGCCTTTTATAATGTAAACACTTTGTGTGGTCCAGTGAAGGATGACTCAATGTAA
- the ZNF654 gene encoding zinc finger protein 654 isoform X5 yields MQDSCRTNRILTKERIKSVNKYLSSENPLFFELRARYLIACERIPEAMALIKCCINHPEISKDLYFHQALFTCLFMSPVEDHLFREHLLKTDCKSGIDIICNTEKEGKTMLALQLCESFLIPQLQNGDMYCIWELIFIWSKLQLKSNPSKQVFVDQCYQLLRTATNVRVIFPFMKIIKDEVEEEGLQICVEICGCALQLDLHDDPKTKCLIYKTIAHFLPNDLEILRICALSIFFLERSLEAYHTVEELYKRPDEEYNEGTSSVQNRVRFELLPILKKGLFFDPEFWNFIMIKKNCVALLSDKSAVRFLNESTLENSTGNVKKAVEQQGLDEGLDSLTDQSTGELDPDDISGVQPKGHINAKKNLTALNASKVDHNVPRHRCMLCNKEFLGGHIVRHAQAHQKKGSFSCVICGRKFRNRGLMQKHLKNHVKKIQRQQLAAAQQEDQENPALEEINCSDTFISFENGKSDNKDLEVETITGSSDGNKDVIPSHVGEFIEIPGSVSEDVIENITENGNPDTSLNNVSEPLPVCVDDYEEEEDEEGDYEEDDYDLNQESSVLHKINGTVCHPKDIYATDQEGNFKCPALGCVRIFKRIGFLNKHARTVHPTDLNVRQTVMKWSKGKCKFCQRQFEDSQHFIDHLNRHSYPNVYFCLHFNCNESFKLPVQLAQHTKSHRIFQAQCSFPECHELFEDLPLLYEHEAQHYLSKTPESSAQPSEAILWDVLTDSKSNHQEKDSSSNEKQTVSLPVSTSKSRKDPTEPKTCIESMEKKTDRLVQNGNEHSDHTVSDISLTDQKMPDIEPNSENNCSISDLVNGHSGIEQTPLVSSDPALKIDTNRIRTENGSILPSVVPQEHSTLPVPQAPSKPNQTSEHTSYGLILTKPYVRPLPPSYLDERYLSMPKRRKFLTDRVDACSDQDNVCKKSVKRLRCGKCLTTYCNAEALEAHLAQKKCQTLFGFDSDDESKSSVFSAGISVEIENAIDLCKVKKINIYITQVIKHYPIHYFL; encoded by the exons tgaacaaatatttaagttCTGAAAATCCACTATTCTTTGAACTACGTGCCAGATACCTAATTGCTTGTGAACGCATACCTGAAGCAATGGCTCTTATTAAATGTTGTATAAATCACCCAGAAATCAGTAAAGACTTGTACTTCCATCAAGCACTCTTCACATGTCTGTTTATGTCACCTGTAGAAGATCACCTATTCCGGGAG CATTTACTGAAAACTGATTGTAAGAGTGGAATTGATATCATCTGTAACACTGAAAAAGAAGGCAAGACTATGTTAGCCTTGCAACTCTGTGAATCCTTTCTTATTCCACAGCTCCAGAATGGGGATATGTACTGTATCTG gGAGTTGATTTTCATATGGAGTAAACTTCAGCTAAAGTCTAATCCTTCAAAACAAGTTTTTGTAGATCAATGCTACCAGCTTTTAAGAACAGCAACTAATGTGAGAGTCATATTTCCTTTCATGAAAATCATTAAAGATGAG gtTGAAGAAGAAGGCTTACAAATTTGTGTTGAAATATGTGGTTGTGCTCTACAGCTAGACCTTCATGATGATCCCAAAACTAAATGtctaatttataaaacaattgCACATTTTTTGCCAAATGATTTGGAGATTCTCAGGATTTGTGCActctcaatattttttcttgagcGCTCCTTGGAAGCTTATCATACTGTTGAAGAGCTCTACAAACGTCCAGATGAAGAATATAATGAAGGCACAAGTAGTGTTCAAAATCGTGTTCGTTTTGAATTACTTCCAATTTTGAAAAAGGGATTGTTTTTTGATCCTGAATTCTGGAACTTCATAATGATTAAGAAAAACTGTGTAGCATTACTGAGTGATAAATCAGCAGTTAGATTTCTAAATGAAAGTACACTGGAAAATTCTACAGGTAATGTAAAAAAGGCAGTGGAACAGCAAGGTTTAGATGAAGGACTTGACTCTCTTACAGATCAGAGCACTGGAGAGCTTGATCCTGATGATATATCTGGAGTGCAACCAAAAGGTCAtattaatgcaaagaaaaaccTCACAGCTCTTAATGCTTCCAAAGTAGATCACAATGTCCCAAGGCATCGGTGTATGTTATGTAACAAGGAATTTCTAGGTGGTCACATTGTGAGGCATGCCCAGGCTCATCAGAAAAAGGGCAGTTTTTCATGTGTGATATGtggtagaaaatttagaaacagaGGACTTATGCAGAAGCATTTAAAGAATCATGTTAAGAAAATACAGAGACAGCAACTTGCTGCAGCTCAACAGGAGGATCAGGAAAATCCTGCTTTGGAAGAAATAAATTGTTCTGAtactttcatttcatttgaaaatgggaAGTCTGATAACAAGGATTTGGAAGTAGAGACTATTACCGGTTCCAGTGATGGAAACAAAGATGTCATCCCTTCACATGTGGGTGAATTCATTGAAATTCCCGGAAGTGTATCGGAAGATGTTATtgaaaatattactgaaaatgGCAATCCTGATACTTCTTTAAATAATGTCTCAGAGCCATTACCTGTATGTGTGGATGACTATGAGGAGGAAGAAGACGAAGAAGGTGATTATGAAGAAGATGATTACGACCTGAATCAGGAAAGTTCAGTACTTCATAAAATCAATGGAACCGTGTGCCATCCAAAAGACATATATGCGACAGATCAAGAAGGAAACTTTAAGTGCCCTGCTCTTGGCTGTGTCAGGATATTTAAAAGAATTGGATTTCTAAATAAGCATGCAAGGACTGTACATCCAACTGATTTAAATGTGCGGCAAACAGTAATGAAGTGGagcaaaggaaaatgcaaattttgtCAAAGGCAATTTGAAGATTCTCAACATTTTATAGATCACCTTAATAGACACAGCTATCCAAATGTGtacttttgtttgcattttaattgCAATGAGTCATTTAAGCTGCCAGTCCAACTTGCTCAGCACACAAAAAGTCACAGGATATTTCAAGCTCAGTGTAGTTTTCCAGAATGCCATGAGCTTTTTGAAGATCTTCCTCTGCTATATGAACATGAAGCTCAGCACTATTTAAGTAAAACACCAGAATCATCTGCACAACCAAGTGAAGCAATTCTTTGGGATGTTCTTACAGACTCAAAatctaatcatcaggaaaaagacTCATCTAGTAATGAGAAACAAACTGTTAGTCTACCAGTTTCTACTAGCAAATCAAGGAAAGATCCTACAGAACCAAAGACATGTATAGAAagtatggaaaagaaaacagaccgTTTAGTTCAGAATGGAAATGAACATTCTGATCACACTGTTTCTGATATAAGCTTGACAGACCAAAAGATGCCTGACATAGAGccaaattctgaaaataattgtAGTATTAGTGATTTAGTCAATGGACACAGTGGAATAGAGCAAACACCTTTAGTTTCCTCAGATCCTGCTTTGAAAATTGATACAAATAGAATCAGGACAGAAAACGGTTCCATTTTACCTAGTGTTGTACCACAAGAACACAGTACCCTGCCAGTACCTCAGGCACCTTCCAAACCAAATCAGACGAGTGAACATACTTCATATGGCTTAATTTTAACAAAGCCATATGTCAGACCATTGCCTCCCAGTTACCTTGATGAACGGTACCTTAGTATGCCAAAACGCAGAAAATTTCTGACTGATAGGGTAGATGCCTGTTCTGATCAAGATAACGTTTgtaaaaaatcagtgaaaagatTAAGATGTGGCAAATGCCTGACCACCTACTGTAATGCAGAAGCACTTGAGGCTCACCTTGCACAAAAGAAATGTCAGACACTCTTTGGATTTGATTCAGATGATGAAAGTAAGTCTTCTGTCTTCTCAGCAGGTATAtctgtagaaatagaaaatgccATAGATCTttgtaaggttaaaaaaattaacatttatataacaCAGGTAATAAAGCACTACCCCatacattatttcctttaa